Proteins found in one Miscanthus floridulus cultivar M001 chromosome 4, ASM1932011v1, whole genome shotgun sequence genomic segment:
- the LOC136551647 gene encoding ubiquitin-like-specific protease 1A, with protein sequence MEYLFQPYEYLSDEVIDAYITLLKAQEGLKKRLGGAVYLETACLVAIMKLDGEKDETIEANYLNRGTSQRPGLVQRVLAYLKHDMVFLPINVTNTHWYLAVINTINREVQVLDSLGEMFERVDLNKIMARWIAKIDRFHIGGDGPERAQMARC encoded by the exons ATGGAATATCTTTTTCAGCCATATGAATACTTGTCTGACGAG GTCATAGATGCTTATATTACACTGCTGAAGGCTCAGGAGGGTTTAAAAAAGAGGCTAGGAGGTGCAGTCTATCTTGAAACTGCGTGCTTAGTTGCAATCATGAAGCTGGATGGAGAAAAGGATGAGACCATTGAAGCCAATTACCTTAACCGTGGCACTTCACAGCGTCCTGGTTTAGTTCAAAGGGTGCTAGCTTACTTGAAGCATGACATG GTGTTCCTTCCAATAAATGTTACAAATACACATTGGTACCTTGCTGTTATAAACACCATCAACCGTGAGGTTCAGGTGCTAGACTCTTTGGGCGAGATGTTCGAACGTGTTGACCTCAATAAAATTATGG CGAGGTGGATTGCGAAAATAGATAGATTTCATATTGGAGGAGACGGGCCTGAAAGAGCACAAATGGCTAGATGTTGA
- the LOC136548612 gene encoding uncharacterized protein yields MPGRVSTSDVFGVKDSDWVPGKYEGGLKLWEGSLDLVKALNSDIKEDKLSLEGKHVLELGCGHGLPGIFAGLKGADLIHFQDFNAEVLRCLTIPNVKVNLFKDSSEGTCTSRIFCFFAGDWSEMDKLLLCGDAKPPPPPHTGTIEQQCCSAPLKYFLDPPLAETVYALSSLLNLYRLIKKCLRYPGGVVYMAGKKHYFGVGGGTRQFLRLVEKDGKLTVFSD; encoded by the exons ATGCCT GGGAGAGTGAGTACATCTGATGTGTTTGGTGTCAAAGACTCTGATTGGGTCCCAGGAAAATATGAAG GTGGGTTGAAGCTGTGGGAAGGTTCATTAGACTTGGTGAAGGCCCTGAATTCTGATATCAAAGAAGATAAACTGAGTCTAGAAGGCAAACATGTATTAGAG CTTGGATGTGGACATGGCCTCCCTGGCATTTTTGCAGGTCTCA AAGGTGCTGACCTAATTCATTTCCAAGATTTCAATGCCGAGGTGCTTAGGTGCTTGACTATACCAAATGTAAAAGTCAATCTTTTCAAGGACTCATCTGAAGGAACTTGTACATCTCGGATTTTTTGTTTCTTTGCTGGTGATTGGAGTGAAATGGATAAGCTACTACTTTGCGGGGATgctaagccccccccccccccccataccGGAACA atcgagcagcagtgttgttcagcccccctgaaatattttctggatccgccgctggctGAGACTGTCTACGCGCTATCTTCTCTTCTAAATCTCTACAGGCTTATCAAGAAG TGCTTGCGCTACCCTGGGGGTGTGGTTTACATGGCAGGGAAGAAGCATTACTTTGGGGTAGGTGGTGGCACAAGGCAGTTTCTGCGCTTGGTTGAAAAAGATGGTAAGTTGACTGTTTTTTCTGACTAG